A section of the Deinococcus gobiensis I-0 genome encodes:
- a CDS encoding type I restriction-modification system subunit M has protein sequence MTQTRMGNIIWATAELLRGDYKQADYGKVILPMTIARRLDGMAGRHRDDVEAVLKEHGVTAAPALLEHAAQGPVYNISGFTFEKLLADPGNLAANLIHFTSGFPESIREIFQRYKFAEKVQDLADKDLLHQVVKKFASVDLEHVSNEEMGNTFEDLIRRFSELSNETAGEHYTPREVIHLMVQLLFTEDDDILATEGAIKKLYDPTAGTGGMLSSADDHVKGANPDAKLAVFGQELNDESYAICKADMVIKGYDPKNVQQGNTLTDDRHAGMKFDYVLSNPPFGVDWGKAFDAVAKERRTLGMTGRFGPGLPRKSDGTFLFMLHGLHKLDDGGRMAIVTNGSPLFTGNAGSGESEIRRHLLENDLVEAIIALPTDMFYNTGIQTYIWVLSKAKAEARKGKVQLIDAGKLFEKMPKSLGSKRNRMSPEHIARVVKAHGDMEESAISKVVPVAEFGYRTITVDRPMKHSYAATEDRLARLHDDRKLRKRDDLEDIVAALREKVGGDVVKNRSTFQAQTQLALAPLGLKATEVKNIVDLLAERDETAEPARDGKKRLLPDTDLRDTEDVPLTEDVQTYFEREVLAQAPDAWINDEVRDEKDGGLGKVGYEIPFNRYFYTYEAPPSLEKVDARIRARSSRIMDLLKAVVG, from the coding sequence ATGACTCAGACGCGCATGGGCAACATCATCTGGGCCACCGCAGAACTCCTGCGTGGCGACTACAAGCAGGCCGACTACGGGAAGGTCATCCTCCCCATGACCATCGCCCGCCGCCTGGACGGCATGGCCGGCCGCCACCGCGACGACGTCGAAGCGGTGCTGAAGGAGCACGGCGTGACCGCTGCCCCGGCTCTGCTGGAGCACGCCGCCCAGGGACCGGTCTACAACATCAGCGGCTTCACCTTCGAGAAGCTGCTGGCCGACCCGGGCAACCTGGCCGCGAACCTGATCCACTTCACGAGCGGCTTCCCGGAGTCGATCCGCGAGATCTTCCAGCGCTACAAGTTCGCCGAGAAGGTCCAGGACCTGGCCGACAAGGACCTCCTGCACCAGGTGGTTAAGAAGTTCGCCAGCGTCGACCTGGAGCACGTCTCCAACGAGGAGATGGGCAACACCTTCGAGGACCTGATCCGGCGCTTCTCGGAACTCTCCAACGAGACGGCCGGGGAGCACTACACGCCCCGCGAGGTGATCCACCTGATGGTCCAGCTCCTCTTCACCGAGGATGACGACATCCTCGCCACCGAGGGGGCGATCAAGAAGCTCTACGATCCGACGGCCGGCACCGGCGGCATGCTCTCCAGCGCCGACGACCACGTGAAGGGAGCCAACCCGGACGCGAAGCTCGCCGTCTTCGGCCAGGAGCTCAACGACGAGTCCTACGCCATCTGCAAGGCGGACATGGTCATCAAGGGCTACGACCCGAAGAACGTCCAGCAGGGCAACACCCTCACCGACGACAGGCACGCCGGGATGAAGTTCGACTACGTCCTGAGCAACCCGCCCTTCGGTGTGGACTGGGGCAAGGCCTTCGATGCGGTCGCCAAGGAGCGGCGCACGCTCGGCATGACCGGGCGCTTCGGCCCCGGCCTGCCCCGCAAGAGCGACGGCACCTTCCTGTTCATGCTGCACGGCCTGCACAAGCTCGACGACGGCGGGCGTATGGCCATCGTCACCAACGGCAGCCCCCTGTTCACCGGGAACGCCGGCAGCGGCGAGAGCGAGATCCGCCGCCATCTGCTGGAGAACGACCTGGTGGAGGCGATCATTGCCCTGCCGACCGACATGTTCTACAACACCGGCATCCAGACCTACATCTGGGTCCTCAGCAAGGCCAAGGCCGAGGCCCGCAAGGGCAAGGTGCAGCTGATCGACGCCGGCAAGCTGTTCGAGAAGATGCCCAAATCCCTGGGCAGCAAGCGCAACCGCATGAGCCCTGAGCACATCGCCCGCGTGGTCAAGGCCCACGGTGACATGGAGGAGTCAGCCATCAGCAAGGTCGTGCCGGTGGCTGAGTTCGGCTACCGCACCATCACCGTCGACCGGCCCATGAAGCACAGCTACGCCGCCACCGAGGACCGCCTCGCCCGCCTGCACGACGACCGGAAGCTCCGCAAGCGCGACGACCTGGAAGACATCGTGGCCGCTCTGCGCGAGAAGGTCGGCGGGGACGTGGTGAAGAACCGCAGCACCTTCCAGGCGCAGACTCAGCTGGCCCTCGCGCCGCTGGGACTGAAGGCCACCGAGGTCAAGAACATCGTGGACCTGCTCGCCGAGCGCGACGAGACGGCCGAGCCGGCCCGCGACGGCAAGAAGAGGCTCCTCCCCGACACCGACCTCCGCGACACCGAGGACGTGCCGCTCACCGAGGACGTGCAGACCTACTTCGAGCGCGAGGTCCTCGCCCAGGCCCCCGACGCCTGGATCAACGACGAGGTCCGCGACGAGAAGGACGGCGGGCTCGGCAAGGTCGGGTACGAGATCCCCTTCAACCGGTACTTCTACACCTACGAGGCCCCGCCCTCCCTGGAGAAGGTGGACGCCCGCATCCGCGCGCGCTCCAGCCGCATCATGGACCTGCTCAAGGCGGTCGTGGGATGA
- a CDS encoding restriction endonuclease subunit S — translation MTAAERTLDSLKPYPAYDSTRLPLVPLIPSGWEVRPLQSLCSVKARLGWKALKADEYVPDGYVFLATPNIKGASIDFENVNYISEFRYFESPEIALEEDDVLLAKDGSTLGIVNVVTHLPRPSTVNSSIAVLRTIKRLMRGDFLRYLLASHLMQTEIEKVKDGMGVPHLFQSDIKKFALLVPPVEDQDAITAFLDHETGRIDELVREQEQLLEDLAEKKHATCFHAVTQGIRASTQLTATDHPWVNLSPLTWRRWKVSRAFGALGSGTTPPTDMGDYYDGEIDWVNTGDLKDKPIYSVPKRVTSDAVRDYPTLRQYPAGTVVMAMYGATIGKLGLLTAPATVNQACCAFVEGGPVLNRFAFYWLLAMRPFIVALGYGGGQPNISQQTIRNMEIIAPDRAEQLEIAAYLDARLAQIDQLVLEVRANIEDMKLLRSTLITAATTGKIDVRDWRPA, via the coding sequence ATGACGGCCGCCGAGCGGACCCTGGACTCGCTGAAGCCCTACCCGGCCTACGACTCAACCCGCCTCCCCTTGGTGCCACTCATCCCATCTGGATGGGAGGTCCGTCCCTTGCAGTCCTTATGCTCCGTCAAGGCCCGGCTTGGTTGGAAAGCGTTGAAGGCGGACGAGTACGTGCCGGACGGGTACGTCTTCCTGGCCACGCCCAACATCAAGGGTGCTTCGATCGATTTCGAAAACGTCAACTACATCTCCGAGTTCAGGTATTTCGAGTCTCCGGAGATAGCACTAGAAGAGGATGACGTCCTGCTGGCGAAAGACGGTTCAACCTTGGGGATCGTCAATGTTGTGACGCATCTGCCACGCCCGAGCACAGTCAATAGTTCGATCGCCGTACTTCGAACGATCAAGCGCTTGATGCGCGGGGACTTCCTTCGGTATCTCCTCGCGAGCCACCTCATGCAAACGGAGATCGAGAAGGTGAAAGACGGCATGGGCGTGCCTCACCTCTTCCAAAGCGACATCAAGAAGTTCGCCCTGCTAGTTCCACCAGTCGAAGACCAAGACGCCATCACTGCCTTCCTCGACCACGAGACCGGCCGCATCGACGAGCTGGTGCGCGAGCAGGAGCAACTGCTAGAGGACCTGGCTGAGAAGAAGCATGCCACCTGCTTCCATGCTGTGACTCAGGGGATCAGAGCCTCGACGCAGCTCACCGCAACTGATCATCCATGGGTCAACCTCTCTCCTCTCACCTGGAGACGCTGGAAGGTGTCGAGGGCCTTCGGGGCGCTTGGAAGTGGCACAACCCCTCCAACTGACATGGGCGACTACTACGACGGTGAGATCGACTGGGTCAACACTGGCGACCTCAAGGACAAGCCCATCTACAGTGTCCCCAAGCGCGTCACTTCTGACGCGGTACGGGACTATCCCACCCTTCGCCAGTACCCTGCAGGCACCGTCGTGATGGCTATGTATGGAGCAACCATCGGTAAGTTGGGGTTGCTCACTGCTCCGGCAACGGTGAACCAAGCCTGCTGCGCTTTCGTTGAAGGCGGTCCAGTCCTCAACCGATTCGCCTTCTACTGGCTGTTGGCGATGCGCCCCTTCATCGTCGCCCTTGGCTACGGCGGCGGCCAACCGAACATCAGCCAGCAGACGATCCGCAACATGGAGATCATCGCACCGGATCGAGCTGAGCAGCTTGAGATCGCCGCCTACTTGGATGCCCGCCTGGCGCAGATCGATCAGCTTGTCCTGGAGGTGCGTGCGAACATCGAGGACATGAAGCTGCTGCGCTCCACCCTGATCACCGCCGCGACCACGGGCAAGATCGACGTGCGCGACTGGCGGCCGGCGTGA
- a CDS encoding DUF2726 domain-containing protein has product MALELRQRRLLAALAAHDGEVPNDVLASAVQSPPGVAFGLMVRLCEIGMAVQTPAGWKLEDWALPLAREDLARSVHLALVIPQDDLLRPPCDSRTERRVFEVCTRLFEGSVVLPNVPLARVVDADAAQHYLDREDQRFLANPSTQVDIVVLGRRLLPVLAIEADGPQHDADPQHSRDARKNRILRVAGLPVARLRVREQMSDDVLAHHIGRALWDAARIARPSQRGHVELARALSRLA; this is encoded by the coding sequence ATGGCCCTGGAACTCCGCCAGCGCCGCCTGCTGGCCGCCCTCGCGGCCCACGACGGCGAGGTCCCCAACGACGTGCTCGCCAGCGCCGTGCAGTCCCCGCCCGGCGTCGCCTTCGGCCTGATGGTCCGCCTCTGCGAGATCGGCATGGCGGTCCAGACCCCCGCCGGCTGGAAGCTCGAGGACTGGGCGCTGCCGCTGGCCCGCGAGGACCTGGCGCGCTCGGTCCACCTCGCCCTGGTGATCCCTCAAGATGACCTGCTGCGCCCGCCCTGCGACTCCAGGACCGAGCGCCGCGTCTTCGAGGTCTGCACCCGTCTCTTCGAGGGCAGCGTCGTCCTCCCCAACGTGCCTCTGGCGCGCGTGGTCGACGCGGATGCCGCTCAGCACTACCTCGACCGGGAGGACCAGCGCTTCCTGGCCAACCCGTCCACCCAGGTGGACATCGTCGTCCTCGGCAGGCGGCTCCTGCCGGTGCTGGCGATCGAGGCGGATGGCCCACAGCACGACGCCGACCCGCAGCATTCGCGCGACGCCCGGAAGAACCGCATCCTGCGCGTCGCCGGGCTGCCCGTCGCCCGCCTGCGGGTCCGCGAGCAGATGAGCGACGACGTGCTGGCCCACCACATCGGCCGCGCCCTGTGGGACGCCGCCCGCATCGCGCGGCCCAGCCAGCGGGGCCACGTGGAACTCGCCCGGGCGCTCAGCCGCCTGGCCTGA
- a CDS encoding TniB family NTP-binding protein yields MTQDRRLTEEAARALAASQDDRLMFVRRDRWIGYPRAQAVLDDMRRLVEYPDATRPPNTLLVADTNNGKTTLVRRLEQLHPAVDDPARAHASRPVVVIDAPPRPTEERLYNHLLDSLGAPYRVNSKVDQKLFKLREVLRAVGMKVLVLDEMNNALAGSLQQQQEVLNAVKELGNRLERPVILTGVFETLVVLRRDDQIQNRFTPVTLPKWELDREFLQLLASFEATLPLRKASGLASEVLAPMLLDMSGGLIGELSNLLKRAAERAVTSGKEKIDRSLLLELGWVPPGERDAATSAAEQGLTYKIDYAARVKAMLAGKGGASDEDGG; encoded by the coding sequence GTGACACAAGACAGGAGGCTGACCGAAGAGGCTGCGCGGGCACTGGCCGCGTCCCAGGACGACCGGCTGATGTTCGTTCGCCGCGACCGCTGGATCGGCTATCCCAGGGCGCAGGCGGTCCTCGACGACATGCGGAGGCTGGTCGAGTATCCCGATGCTACCCGGCCGCCGAACACCCTGCTGGTGGCCGACACCAACAACGGCAAGACGACCCTGGTCCGCCGCCTGGAGCAGTTGCATCCGGCGGTGGACGATCCGGCGCGGGCGCATGCCAGCCGTCCCGTGGTGGTCATCGACGCGCCGCCCCGCCCCACCGAGGAGCGGCTCTACAACCACCTGCTCGACAGCCTCGGGGCACCTTACAGGGTGAACTCGAAGGTGGACCAGAAGCTCTTCAAGCTGCGCGAGGTGCTGCGGGCCGTCGGCATGAAGGTGCTGGTGCTCGATGAGATGAACAATGCCCTTGCCGGCTCCCTGCAGCAGCAGCAGGAGGTGCTCAACGCGGTGAAGGAGCTCGGCAACCGCCTGGAGCGGCCGGTGATCCTGACCGGCGTCTTCGAGACACTCGTGGTGCTCCGCCGGGACGACCAGATCCAGAACCGCTTCACTCCGGTGACGCTGCCGAAGTGGGAGTTGGACCGGGAGTTCCTGCAGCTCCTGGCCTCCTTCGAGGCGACCCTGCCGCTGCGCAAGGCCTCGGGCCTGGCCTCCGAGGTCCTGGCACCGATGCTGCTGGACATGTCGGGTGGGCTGATCGGCGAGTTGAGCAACCTGCTGAAGCGGGCGGCGGAGCGGGCCGTCACCTCGGGGAAGGAGAAGATCGACCGCTCCCTGCTCCTCGAGCTGGGCTGGGTGCCGCCCGGCGAGCGTGATGCGGCCACCAGCGCCGCCGAGCAGGGACTGACGTACAAGATCGACTACGCCGCGCGGGTGAAGGCCATGCTGGCCGGGAAGGGCGGGGCCAGCGACGAAGACGGCGGCTGA
- a CDS encoding TniQ family protein — protein MRGLLPVRPRPFGGELLSSWMMRLAHANVERLTYLTTWVGGDRSFWTHDPDRRLRPDVRAGLSAATGVPEGAIDALTLKRFEGTLFPALAPRATIRWLMPLGKGSGYRHGRAGLAFCPGCLSEDQHLRQEWRLSFVTCCPRHVTALLDSCPSCGSAYAPLSNDLGRGRAWLGERELPFAWCPECGHDLRRSPTGEVAPELSRFQATLLAALEDDAMEWPGAGEVPALEGFDVLHQLLAVLRLPEAQRGVVAASDLTGPARMPGRRNGSFEDWALADRRLLLVQLAWLLGEWPHRFLGLMRLQGVTRRPLVYNMSPIPPWYDVVAEQVSQRNGKRPRPVVTLAPHLSLPAMQARRDAADTELERRRWDILCRLAQTPDVVEVARHVGVSDQTVRALLRRYNDLGPGAMVRANRGRAEPGRRLLQPEQEAELQAWLAQGRVSNAELADWMEARCGRRPNATSLWTYRRGCGVHSREGRRVGGSSGSTKRLGNGGIPATACPTLEDVDSAGMLDGGQV, from the coding sequence ATGCGCGGGTTGCTGCCCGTCCGGCCCCGCCCCTTCGGCGGTGAGCTGCTCTCCTCCTGGATGATGCGGCTGGCCCATGCCAACGTGGAGCGGCTGACCTACCTCACCACCTGGGTCGGCGGGGACCGCAGCTTCTGGACCCACGACCCCGACCGCCGCCTGCGCCCCGACGTGCGCGCCGGCCTCAGCGCGGCCACCGGCGTGCCCGAGGGGGCGATCGACGCGCTGACCCTGAAGCGCTTCGAGGGGACGCTCTTCCCTGCCCTGGCACCGCGCGCCACCATCCGCTGGCTGATGCCGCTCGGGAAGGGCTCGGGCTACCGGCACGGCCGCGCGGGCCTGGCCTTCTGCCCGGGCTGCCTCTCGGAGGACCAGCACCTGCGCCAGGAGTGGCGGCTGTCCTTCGTGACCTGCTGCCCCCGTCACGTCACGGCGCTGCTGGATTCCTGCCCCTCCTGCGGCAGCGCCTACGCGCCGCTGTCGAACGACCTCGGCCGGGGCCGGGCCTGGCTCGGGGAGCGTGAGCTGCCCTTCGCCTGGTGCCCTGAATGCGGCCATGACCTCCGCCGATCTCCCACCGGGGAGGTGGCACCTGAGCTGAGCCGGTTCCAGGCGACGCTGCTGGCGGCCCTGGAGGATGACGCGATGGAGTGGCCCGGCGCAGGCGAGGTGCCGGCGCTCGAGGGCTTCGACGTGCTGCATCAGCTCCTCGCGGTGCTCCGGCTGCCGGAGGCGCAGCGCGGGGTGGTGGCGGCCAGCGACCTGACGGGGCCGGCCCGGATGCCGGGGAGGCGCAACGGGTCCTTCGAGGACTGGGCGCTGGCCGACCGCCGGCTGCTGCTCGTCCAGCTGGCCTGGCTGCTCGGTGAGTGGCCGCACCGCTTCCTCGGCCTGATGCGCCTGCAGGGCGTGACGCGCCGGCCGCTGGTCTACAACATGTCGCCGATCCCTCCCTGGTACGACGTGGTCGCCGAGCAGGTGAGCCAGCGCAACGGGAAGCGGCCGCGCCCCGTGGTGACCCTCGCGCCGCACCTCAGCCTGCCGGCGATGCAGGCCCGGCGCGACGCGGCGGACACGGAACTGGAGCGTCGCCGCTGGGACATCCTCTGCCGCCTGGCACAGACGCCGGATGTCGTCGAGGTGGCGCGGCACGTGGGGGTCAGTGACCAGACCGTCCGGGCGCTGCTGCGCCGCTACAACGACCTGGGGCCGGGGGCGATGGTCCGGGCCAACCGGGGCCGGGCGGAACCAGGACGCCGCCTCCTGCAGCCGGAGCAGGAGGCGGAGCTGCAGGCGTGGCTGGCGCAGGGGAGGGTCAGCAACGCTGAGCTAGCCGACTGGATGGAGGCGAGGTGCGGGCGGCGACCGAACGCGACGTCGCTGTGGACGTATCGCAGGGGATGTGGGGTGCACTCGCGGGAGGGGCGGAGGGTGGGCGGATCAAGCGGTAGCACCAAGCGGCTGGGCAACGGTGGTATCCCAGCGACCGCGTGCCCAACGCTCGAGGATGTCGATAGCGCGGGCATGCTGGATGGGGGCCAGGTGTAG
- a CDS encoding type I restriction endonuclease subunit R, producing the protein MTGVHLEKTFEREMLDDMATSGWEVRKRKPAAGTPAADLWLYEYDKVRGLYPIDVIEWIKATQPTEYAKVKKLQGGGTDVRILDVLAKELDARGPLDVLRRGFKDINARFRLVQFNPASGLNPELATRYAQVVCRAINQLRYSTEKEDSIDVVLFVNGIPVATEELKTDLTQSIGDAMRQYRDDRPPRHPANNKVEPLLAGKRALVHFAVSTDEVRMTTKLEGKDTQFLPFNRGDAGGKGNPVVPGCYRTEYLWKEVLTKDSLLELLQHYLHHSKTERWLPDGKKEVKEQTIFPRYHQLQAVRLLKSMVSAEGVGHDYLVQHSAGSGKSNTIAWLSHQLASLHATDAQGKEAKVFDTILVLTDRTILDDQLQETIGSFEQQAGVVVKITDKDVKTDQLAQALTQNAGIVILTIQTFPAFMAYLTRLKAMDDDQLGAHLAEKGKLTVDAAKALIGKVRHGRYAIVADEAHSSQTGQSATRLREALGSGSADEQGDAQDELEAEVRAYEKQVGRDNLSYFAFTATPKAKTLERFGRRPDPAAPASKDNLPAPLHVYTMQQAIEEGFILDVLKNYTSYKTAWKLAYNGQDYDTDMVDQNQAHKSVIRWVKLHDHNIAQRVAIIVEHFRSNVAHLLGGQAKAMIVTESRLAAVRYKQKIDAYIKERGYPLATLVAFSGEVSRDENGLTLEPAFTEAGMNKLEGVSIPETLDSEHYQVLIVANKYQTGFDQPKLCAMYVDKRLDGVQAVQTLSRLNRIHPGKQTFILDFVNDPEDVLAAFLPYYRTATLTDVTDPNMLHALQAKLDGESIYTEAEVIAVSDAYAQPGVKQGTLQGLLAPIVDRFRTRWQAAAQGSEERATLEVFRHDLGSFVRSYDFLTQIITYDDPDLARRTVVYRLLQPLLATERLRDPIDLSGLLMTHHRIKQAGGIDGIPAGSEGGGLTPGQDIGTGSATPVKTTMQALVTQMNGLFEGELTDADLISYAYSLTEKMLENTTLEKQAAASSKERFIYGDFQPAMMKAVIESMKSHKTMSDQVLGRLDVREGLASILADLVYEGFRKKREEG; encoded by the coding sequence ATGACCGGAGTCCACTTGGAGAAGACCTTCGAGCGCGAGATGCTCGATGACATGGCCACAAGCGGCTGGGAGGTCAGGAAGCGCAAGCCGGCCGCCGGCACGCCCGCCGCTGACCTGTGGCTGTACGAGTACGACAAGGTGCGCGGCCTCTACCCGATCGACGTGATCGAGTGGATCAAGGCCACCCAGCCCACCGAGTACGCGAAGGTTAAGAAGCTGCAGGGCGGCGGGACCGATGTTCGCATCCTGGACGTGCTGGCGAAGGAGCTCGACGCGCGCGGCCCCCTGGACGTGCTGCGCAGGGGCTTCAAGGACATCAACGCCCGCTTCCGGCTGGTGCAGTTCAACCCGGCCAGCGGCCTGAATCCGGAGCTGGCCACCCGCTACGCCCAGGTGGTGTGCCGTGCCATCAACCAGCTGCGCTACAGCACCGAGAAGGAGGACAGCATCGACGTGGTGCTGTTCGTGAACGGCATCCCGGTCGCCACCGAGGAGCTGAAGACGGACCTGACGCAGAGCATCGGCGACGCCATGCGGCAGTACCGCGACGACCGCCCGCCGCGCCACCCGGCCAACAACAAGGTCGAGCCGCTGCTCGCCGGGAAGCGGGCGCTCGTGCACTTCGCGGTCAGCACCGACGAGGTGCGTATGACCACGAAGCTGGAGGGCAAGGACACCCAGTTCCTGCCCTTCAACCGAGGCGACGCCGGCGGCAAGGGCAACCCGGTCGTGCCGGGCTGCTACCGGACCGAGTACCTCTGGAAGGAGGTGCTCACCAAGGACAGCCTGCTGGAGCTCCTGCAGCACTACCTGCACCACTCGAAGACCGAGCGCTGGCTCCCCGACGGCAAGAAAGAGGTCAAGGAGCAGACCATCTTCCCGCGCTACCACCAGCTGCAGGCTGTGCGCCTCCTGAAGAGCATGGTGAGCGCCGAGGGCGTCGGCCATGACTACCTCGTGCAGCACTCCGCCGGCAGCGGGAAGAGCAACACCATCGCGTGGCTGAGCCACCAGCTGGCCTCTCTGCACGCCACTGATGCACAGGGCAAAGAAGCCAAGGTCTTCGACACAATCCTGGTGCTCACCGACCGCACGATCCTGGACGACCAGCTGCAGGAGACCATCGGCAGCTTCGAGCAGCAGGCCGGCGTGGTCGTGAAGATCACCGACAAGGACGTGAAAACCGACCAGCTCGCGCAGGCCTTGACCCAGAACGCCGGGATCGTGATCCTCACCATCCAGACCTTCCCGGCCTTCATGGCCTACCTCACGCGCCTCAAGGCCATGGATGACGACCAGCTCGGCGCACACCTGGCGGAGAAGGGCAAGCTGACGGTGGACGCCGCCAAGGCCCTGATCGGGAAGGTCCGGCACGGCCGGTACGCCATCGTGGCCGACGAGGCCCATTCCAGCCAAACCGGGCAGAGCGCCACCCGCCTGCGTGAGGCCCTCGGCAGCGGCAGTGCCGATGAGCAGGGTGACGCCCAGGACGAGCTGGAGGCCGAGGTCAGAGCCTACGAGAAGCAGGTGGGGCGCGACAACCTCTCGTACTTCGCCTTCACGGCGACGCCCAAGGCGAAGACCCTCGAGCGCTTCGGACGCCGGCCCGATCCGGCTGCCCCGGCGAGCAAGGACAACCTGCCGGCCCCCTTGCACGTCTACACCATGCAGCAGGCCATCGAGGAGGGCTTCATCCTCGACGTGCTGAAGAACTACACGTCCTACAAGACGGCGTGGAAGCTGGCCTACAACGGCCAGGACTATGACACGGACATGGTGGACCAGAACCAGGCCCACAAGAGCGTGATCCGCTGGGTGAAGCTGCACGATCACAACATCGCCCAGCGCGTGGCGATCATCGTCGAGCACTTCCGGAGCAACGTGGCCCACCTGCTCGGCGGGCAGGCGAAGGCCATGATCGTCACCGAGTCCCGCCTCGCGGCCGTGCGCTACAAGCAGAAGATCGACGCCTACATCAAGGAGCGCGGCTACCCGCTCGCCACCCTGGTCGCCTTTTCCGGCGAGGTCAGCCGCGACGAGAACGGCCTGACCCTCGAGCCGGCCTTCACCGAGGCGGGCATGAACAAGCTCGAGGGCGTGAGCATCCCCGAGACGCTGGACAGCGAGCACTACCAGGTGCTGATCGTCGCCAACAAGTACCAGACCGGCTTCGACCAGCCCAAGCTCTGCGCCATGTACGTGGACAAGAGGCTCGACGGGGTGCAGGCCGTGCAGACCCTCTCGCGCCTGAATCGTATCCACCCGGGGAAGCAGACCTTCATCCTCGACTTCGTGAACGATCCGGAGGACGTGCTGGCGGCCTTCCTGCCCTACTACCGCACGGCCACCCTGACCGACGTCACCGACCCGAACATGCTGCACGCGCTCCAGGCCAAGCTGGACGGTGAGAGCATCTACACCGAGGCGGAAGTCATCGCTGTTTCCGACGCCTACGCACAGCCGGGCGTGAAGCAGGGGACCCTGCAGGGCCTGCTCGCCCCCATCGTGGACCGCTTCCGCACCCGCTGGCAGGCGGCCGCCCAGGGAAGTGAGGAGCGCGCGACACTGGAGGTCTTCCGGCACGACCTGGGCAGCTTCGTCCGGTCCTACGACTTCCTCACGCAGATCATCACCTACGACGACCCTGACCTGGCCCGCAGGACCGTGGTCTACAGGCTGCTCCAGCCCCTGCTGGCGACCGAGCGTCTCCGGGACCCCATCGACCTCAGCGGGCTGCTGATGACCCACCATCGCATCAAGCAGGCGGGCGGCATCGACGGCATCCCGGCCGGCAGCGAAGGCGGCGGACTGACGCCCGGGCAGGACATCGGCACCGGCAGCGCCACGCCGGTCAAGACGACCATGCAGGCCCTTGTGACACAGATGAACGGCCTCTTCGAAGGTGAGCTCACCGACGCGGACCTGATCAGCTACGCCTACAGCCTCACAGAGAAGATGCTGGAGAACACGACGCTGGAGAAGCAAGCTGCCGCGAGCAGCAAGGAGCGTTTCATATACGGCGACTTCCAGCCCGCCATGATGAAGGCCGTCATTGAGTCGATGAAGAGCCACAAGACGATGAGCGACCAGGTTCTGGGCCGCCTGGACGTGCGGGAAGGGCTGGCGAGCATCCTGGCCGACCTGGTGTACGAGGGGTTCCGGAAGAAGCGAGAGGAGGGATGA